From Verrucomicrobia bacterium S94, the proteins below share one genomic window:
- a CDS encoding anti-sigma factor antagonist, which translates to MVDVQSNGRMVVGVVKIPDELSASTVDDFRRELATLISPASKVQNYVIDMSDVDMIDSSGIGALLSLASKIRDLGGDIKISCLQTGPKRVFEIIRAHRHFEIFDNLEIAINSY; encoded by the coding sequence ATGGTAGACGTACAGTCAAACGGAAGAATGGTTGTGGGAGTGGTTAAAATTCCCGATGAGCTTTCAGCATCCACTGTCGATGATTTCCGCCGCGAGCTGGCCACGCTCATCTCGCCCGCCTCTAAGGTTCAGAATTATGTCATCGATATGTCTGATGTCGATATGATCGACAGCTCCGGTATCGGAGCACTGCTTTCACTCGCCAGTAAGATTCGGGATTTAGGTGGTGACATCAAAATTTCCTGTTTGCAGACCGGGCCCAAGCGGGTGTTTGAAATCATCCGCGCTCACCGCCATTTTGAAATCTTTGACAATCTTGAGATCGCGATAAACAGCTACTGA
- a CDS encoding peptidylprolyl isomerase, whose product MIENGQKVKIHYTGTLDDGTQFDSSAGREPLEFEMGAGMVIPGFEKGVADMTVGEKKTINIPAEEAYGERREDLVMNFDKSQLPEDLKPEVGMMLQMQGPQGQPVPVTVTAVEDAHIVIDANHQLAGQALNFELELVSVD is encoded by the coding sequence ATGATTGAAAACGGACAGAAAGTAAAAATCCACTACACCGGAACGCTCGACGACGGAACGCAGTTCGATTCCTCTGCAGGTCGTGAGCCGCTGGAATTTGAAATGGGTGCCGGTATGGTTATTCCCGGTTTTGAAAAAGGCGTGGCCGATATGACGGTCGGTGAAAAAAAGACCATCAATATTCCTGCTGAAGAGGCCTATGGTGAACGTCGTGAAGATCTTGTGATGAATTTCGATAAATCCCAGCTTCCGGAGGACCTTAAACCGGAAGTCGGCATGATGCTTCAGATGCAGGGCCCGCAGGGGCAGCCCGTGCCTGTCACGGTTACCGCTGTTGAAGATGCTCATATCGTAATCGATGCCAATCATCAGCTTGCCGGTCAGGCACTCAATTTTGAGCTTGAACTGGTTTCTGTTGATTGA